The following proteins are encoded in a genomic region of Dehalococcoidales bacterium:
- the greA gene encoding transcription elongation factor GreA, with product KQAIEFGDITENSEYEDAKNEQAFIEGRILTLEKTLRNARIIDDENLDTESVSIGSTVLLKDLENGDEVKYTIVGSIEADPGANKISDESPVGKAILGLPKGTVVDVKIPAGQSKYQIVDIMR from the coding sequence TAAACAGGCTATTGAATTTGGTGACATTACCGAGAACTCTGAATACGAGGATGCAAAAAACGAGCAGGCTTTTATTGAAGGCCGTATTCTGACTCTGGAAAAGACCCTTCGCAATGCAAGGATTATTGATGATGAAAATCTCGACACCGAATCGGTATCCATAGGTTCGACTGTGCTGCTGAAGGATCTTGAGAACGGTGATGAGGTTAAATATACAATAGTTGGTTCCATAGAGGCTGACCCCGGAGCTAACAAGATATCCGATGAGTCGCCGGTAGGCAAGGCGATATTGGGTTTGCCTAAGGGCACTGTAGTTGATGTAAAAATTCCGGCGGGACAGTCAAAGTATCAGATTGTTGACATAATGCGGTGA